The genomic interval GATTTGCCTATGGTCTAGAGCATGAGAGGCATAACTGAATCACTGGAAAGGTGAGCATTAGGCATCTAAGGAGAAGAGAAAAGGCCCTCAAGCCTTGATACATGCTGTAGATGTCAGCAGGTGAGGAATTTCCACAATGGCAGTTCTTATGCATCCAAACAACTTGGCATGTATAGATGGAACCACATCCCTCAAGTCTAATGTGTGAGTGGCAGAAGATGCCCATAGATATCCATCACAGGTTTCCCTCACCCCACAGAGCAAAGTACCTTTTCTTATCCCCCTAGATTACTACTGTATTAATTCAGACAGAAACCAATTCAGAAAATAAGCATCCCCTTTACATTAAAAATTAGAATGATGTACTTGTAGAGTAAGCCAGGCATTGAAATGTAGCATGTTGATCAAGGCAatcaaaaatgcaaaataggaaataaatatgcAGGAGGAGCTGTGAGGAGCACAAATTCCCAGGCAGTAGAGGTCATAAGGCAGCTGAAACCAGGAGACCCTGAACAGAGTGCATCAAGCTCAAGGCAGACAATGGCCCAGCAGACAATGGCCCAGCAGGTGAGGCACACCCGCTTTGCCTGGGATAATTCTGCCGAATCAACTTTTGGAAAAAGTACCTTTATAAATCATCCTCAAAGCagaagcttctttttttttacataaatacaaaattttatttGCACTTCATTAGTGTAGAAAGACCACAATGCTTCTCATACCACAATACTCAGGACACGCCAAGTTATTCAAATACATACTTACTTATTTACCTTGACTAAACACAACAGTGCAGTTTAATAAAAGATATACCAAAGATAGAGTTCACAAATTCATTatcagacaaagaaaaaaaaaaacaaaaaacaaacaaacaacaacaacaaaaaaaaaaaacaaatattgaacACAGTCTATGCTTAATAGGAATAGGCTTCACCATAAAGGGGAAAAGTTTTATCATCACAAAGATACAGGATGTTTAGCCTAATACATGTATGTTCTTTGATATAATAAAATGAATCTCTTTAAAATTCCTTTAAACAGGATTTGTTTAGGACAGCAGCgttgttttaaaatctttttttctatAGTTTCAAAACACTTCTTTATTGAATTTTTGTCTTTCTTAAAAGCATAGGATACATCTATCAGGAAACCATGAGAGATTCTGTGGCCTCAGGACCAAGTCAAATCCAACCCTCTAGCTAGGAATATCCTATCATTAGAGAACACTAATAAATAACCTTCAACAGCTATGAGTGGAGCTTTGCTTTGTGGCAGAAACACTCCAAAGATGCTACAGCTGGGGAAACGTCttgtaaataaagaaaaaagcacttaacgtagcttttttttttttccacataagTCTTTAGTTttacaaattttctttaaaacagtaagcaaagcaccacattctctcttcttatcagAATATCTTCTGTCCTCATAGTATAATTAACAAggacaattatattatttaagaAACATTATACTTTTCTTCTCTCCCATTCTTCATATTAGAAGTACTATGTTTCCCAGTGTATGTACACTAGACACTGGGGCTatgaatgaaatataatttggAGGGAAATATGTAATTTATAACCCAAACTTACCCAGGATTGCATATTTGCATATTTACAAGTTAGTGTATAGCTCTGACTTGGATTACAAAGTGCGAAAGGAAATTGTCAAAATGATTGTAGTGCAGAATAGaatgttttttccccttttcagGAATCATTTCCACCTTGTTTCAAAGTAGCAAATCAACAACATCGGACATGCGGTCTTGGTGGAGGCAATTCTGGCGGGATTTCAGGTTCTGGTTGTAATGAGAGAATGCCATTGGACAACTCATTCCTTAAAATATCCAGAGGCATCTTTTTCAGAATATTGTCAACAAGTTTCAGAAATATCTCGTCCACATTGAAGTTGTCCTTGGCACTTGCTTCACAGAACCGCATCCCAGTTATCTGCTGTCTGGTGATTTCTCTGTCCGATTCACAGTCCATCTTATTTCCAACTAAGAGAAGTTCAGCATCTTCTGAAGCATACTTATCAATCATCTTCATCCATTTTGGCAAATCATCAAACGTCTCCTTCTTAGTGATATCATATACTAATATGATCCCCTTGGCACTTCTGTAATAAGC from Callospermophilus lateralis isolate mCalLat2 unplaced genomic scaffold, mCalLat2.hap1 Scaffold_378, whole genome shotgun sequence carries:
- the LOC143640627 gene encoding ras-related protein Rab-12-like, translated to MDPGAALQKRAGWGGRGGGGGGGLGADFAVLTSGQARRRKQAPRPADFKLQVIIIGSHGVGKTSLMERFTDDTFCEACKSTVGVDFKIKTVELRGKKILLQIWDTAGQERFNSITSAYYRSAKGIILVYDITKKETFDDLPKWMKMIDKYASEDAELLLVGNKMDCESDREITRQQITGMRFCEASAKDNFNVDEIFLKLVDNILKKMPLDILRNELSNGILSLQPEPEIPPELPPPRPHVRCC